From the Williamwhitmania taraxaci genome, one window contains:
- a CDS encoding 4a-hydroxytetrahydrobiopterin dehydratase: protein MKALTKDEIAGYLALNLKDWTFEGNAIKRDFKIETFVEAFSFMTAIALVLEKIDHHPDWSNSYNKVSIVLSTHSAKGITHHDIDLAEKIDGTYKRYAQ, encoded by the coding sequence ATGAAAGCTTTAACTAAAGATGAAATTGCCGGTTATCTGGCACTAAATTTAAAAGACTGGACTTTTGAGGGAAACGCAATTAAAAGAGATTTTAAGATTGAAACCTTTGTGGAGGCATTCTCTTTTATGACTGCAATAGCTTTGGTATTAGAGAAAATTGATCATCATCCTGATTGGAGCAACAGTTACAACAAGGTATCTATCGTTTTGTCCACCCATTCGGCCAAAGGGATCACTCACCATGATATTGATCTGGCTGAAAAAATTGACGGCACATACAAAAGATACGCTCAGTGA